One stretch of Caloenas nicobarica isolate bCalNic1 chromosome 2, bCalNic1.hap1, whole genome shotgun sequence DNA includes these proteins:
- the FKBP9 gene encoding peptidyl-prolyl cis-trans isomerase FKBP9 isoform X2: protein MAGPAAVRCRRRRVPGCGALLLLPALLVSWAACQAPPVPAAEPPWDGTGISVERRFVPDSCPRAVRPGDFVRYHYLGAFPDGTRFDSSYDRGSTFNVFVGKGQLIAGMDKALVGMCVNERRFVKIPPKLAYGSEGVPGVIPPNSVLHFDVLLIDLWNSEDEVQVQTYFKPEKCPRTVQVSDFVRYHYNGTFLDGTLFDSSHNRMRTYDTYVGIGWLIPGMDQGLLGMCVGEKRIITIPPFLAYGEDGDGKEIPGQASLVFDVVLLDLHNPKDGITIENQHVPESCERRSQTGDFLRYHYNGTLLDGTLFDSSYSRNRTYDTYVGKGYVIAGMDEGLLGVCTGEKRRIIIPPHLGYGEEGRGKIPGSAVLVFDIQVVDFHNPSDSVSITVNYKPSNCTVLSKKGDYLKYHYNASLLDGTLLDSTHSLGKTYNIVLGSGQVVVGMDMGLQDMCVGERRTVVIPPHLGYGEDGVVFRVHPSSS from the exons AtggcggggccggcggccgtGCGGtgccggcggcggcgggtccCCGGCTGCggggcgctgctgctgctgccggcgcTGCTGGTGAGCTGGGCGGCCTGCCAGGCGCCGCCGGTGCCCGCCGCCGAGCCCCCCTGGGACGGCACCGGCATCAGCGTGGAGCGGCGCTTCGTGCCCGACAGCTGCCCGCGGGCCGTGCGGCCCGGGGACTTCGTGCGCTACCACTACCTCGGAGCCTTCCCCGACGGCACCCGCTTCGACTCCAG CTATGACAGAGGATCTACATTCAACGTGTTTGTGGGAAAAGGCCAACTCATTGCTGGAATGGACAAAGCTCTGGTCGGAATGTGCGTGAACGAGCGACGGTTCGTGAAAATTCCCCCCAAGCTCGCCTATGGGAGCGAAGGTGTCC cTGGTGTGATACCCCCCAATTCTGTGCTCCATTTCGATGTGCTTCTGATCGATCTCTGGAACTCGGAGGACGAAGTGCAGGTTCAGACTTACTTCAAACCTGAGAAGTGTCCTCGGACAGTCCAGGTGTCTGACTTCGTCCGATACCATTACAATGGAACGTTCTTAGATGGGACTCTGTTTGATTCAAG cCATAATCGGATGCGAACTTACGATACCTATGTGGGAATTGGATGGCTGATTCCTGGTATGGACCAGGGTCTCTTGGGAATGTGTGTAGGAGAGAAGCGCATTATCACCATACCACCTTTCCTGGCATATGGAGAAGATGGAGATG GTAAGGAGATTCCTGGCCAAGCTTCCCTCGTCTTTGATGTGGTTTTGCTAGATCTCCATAACCCCAAAGATGGTATTACTATTGAGAACCAGCATGTGCCTGAATCTTGCGAGCGGAGAAGCCAGACAGGAGACTTCCTCCGGTACCATTACAACGGCACACTTTTGGACGGCACATTGTTTGATTCCAG CTATTCACGAAATCGAACATATGACACCTATGTCGGGAAAGGTTATGTGATTGCTGGGATGGATGAAGGTTTGCTCGGTGTGTGCACTGgtgaaaaaagaagaataataatCCCCCCTCATCTTGGATatggagaagaaggaagag GAAAGATTCCAGGATCTGCAGTGCTGGTCTTTGACATCCAAGTGGTTGACTTCCACAACCCCTCAGATTCGGTCAGCATTACTGTTAACTACAAACCTTCCAACTGCACCGTACTGAGTAAGAAGGGAGATTACTTGAAATATCACTACAACGCTTCGCTCCTGGATGGTACTTTGCTAGACTCGAC ACACAGCCTTGGCAAGACCTACAACATAGTTCTGGGCTCTGGACAGGTGGTGGTGGGGATGGACATGGGCCTTCAAGACATGTGTGTCGGGGAACGACGGACAGTCGTTATTCCACCTCATCTGGGTTACGGAGAAGATGGAGTTG TTTTCAGAGTACATCCAAGCTCAAGTTGA
- the FKBP9 gene encoding peptidyl-prolyl cis-trans isomerase FKBP9 isoform X1, with translation MAGPAAVRCRRRRVPGCGALLLLPALLVSWAACQAPPVPAAEPPWDGTGISVERRFVPDSCPRAVRPGDFVRYHYLGAFPDGTRFDSSYDRGSTFNVFVGKGQLIAGMDKALVGMCVNERRFVKIPPKLAYGSEGVPGVIPPNSVLHFDVLLIDLWNSEDEVQVQTYFKPEKCPRTVQVSDFVRYHYNGTFLDGTLFDSSHNRMRTYDTYVGIGWLIPGMDQGLLGMCVGEKRIITIPPFLAYGEDGDGKEIPGQASLVFDVVLLDLHNPKDGITIENQHVPESCERRSQTGDFLRYHYNGTLLDGTLFDSSYSRNRTYDTYVGKGYVIAGMDEGLLGVCTGEKRRIIIPPHLGYGEEGRGKIPGSAVLVFDIQVVDFHNPSDSVSITVNYKPSNCTVLSKKGDYLKYHYNASLLDGTLLDSTHSLGKTYNIVLGSGQVVVGMDMGLQDMCVGERRTVVIPPHLGYGEDGVEGEVPGSAVLVFDIELLELVSGLPEGYMFVWNGEVSPNLFEEIDQNHDGEVLLEEFSEYIQAQVDSGKGKLAPGFDFEKIVKNMFTNQDRDGNGKVTAEEFKLKDQEAKEQHDEL, from the exons AtggcggggccggcggccgtGCGGtgccggcggcggcgggtccCCGGCTGCggggcgctgctgctgctgccggcgcTGCTGGTGAGCTGGGCGGCCTGCCAGGCGCCGCCGGTGCCCGCCGCCGAGCCCCCCTGGGACGGCACCGGCATCAGCGTGGAGCGGCGCTTCGTGCCCGACAGCTGCCCGCGGGCCGTGCGGCCCGGGGACTTCGTGCGCTACCACTACCTCGGAGCCTTCCCCGACGGCACCCGCTTCGACTCCAG CTATGACAGAGGATCTACATTCAACGTGTTTGTGGGAAAAGGCCAACTCATTGCTGGAATGGACAAAGCTCTGGTCGGAATGTGCGTGAACGAGCGACGGTTCGTGAAAATTCCCCCCAAGCTCGCCTATGGGAGCGAAGGTGTCC cTGGTGTGATACCCCCCAATTCTGTGCTCCATTTCGATGTGCTTCTGATCGATCTCTGGAACTCGGAGGACGAAGTGCAGGTTCAGACTTACTTCAAACCTGAGAAGTGTCCTCGGACAGTCCAGGTGTCTGACTTCGTCCGATACCATTACAATGGAACGTTCTTAGATGGGACTCTGTTTGATTCAAG cCATAATCGGATGCGAACTTACGATACCTATGTGGGAATTGGATGGCTGATTCCTGGTATGGACCAGGGTCTCTTGGGAATGTGTGTAGGAGAGAAGCGCATTATCACCATACCACCTTTCCTGGCATATGGAGAAGATGGAGATG GTAAGGAGATTCCTGGCCAAGCTTCCCTCGTCTTTGATGTGGTTTTGCTAGATCTCCATAACCCCAAAGATGGTATTACTATTGAGAACCAGCATGTGCCTGAATCTTGCGAGCGGAGAAGCCAGACAGGAGACTTCCTCCGGTACCATTACAACGGCACACTTTTGGACGGCACATTGTTTGATTCCAG CTATTCACGAAATCGAACATATGACACCTATGTCGGGAAAGGTTATGTGATTGCTGGGATGGATGAAGGTTTGCTCGGTGTGTGCACTGgtgaaaaaagaagaataataatCCCCCCTCATCTTGGATatggagaagaaggaagag GAAAGATTCCAGGATCTGCAGTGCTGGTCTTTGACATCCAAGTGGTTGACTTCCACAACCCCTCAGATTCGGTCAGCATTACTGTTAACTACAAACCTTCCAACTGCACCGTACTGAGTAAGAAGGGAGATTACTTGAAATATCACTACAACGCTTCGCTCCTGGATGGTACTTTGCTAGACTCGAC ACACAGCCTTGGCAAGACCTACAACATAGTTCTGGGCTCTGGACAGGTGGTGGTGGGGATGGACATGGGCCTTCAAGACATGTGTGTCGGGGAACGACGGACAGTCGTTATTCCACCTCATCTGGGTTACGGAGAAGATGGAGTTG AAGGAGAAGTGCCTGGTAGCGCCGTCTTAGTTTTTGACATAGAACTGCTGGAACTGGTGTCTGGCTTGCCTGAAGGGTACATGTTTGTATGGAATGGTGAAGTCTCTCCGAATCTTTTTGAAGAAATAGACCAGAATCATGATGGAGAGGTTCTTTTGGAGGAG TTTTCAGAGTACATCCAAGCTCAAGTTGATTCTGGCAAAGGAAAACTGGCtcctggttttgattttgaaaagatTGTTAAAAATATGTTCACCAATCAAGACCGGGATGGAAATGGTAAAGTTACTGCTGAAGAATTCAAGTTGAAAGACCAAGAGGCCAAAGAGCAACACGAtgaactgtaa